In a single window of the Nicotiana tomentosiformis chromosome 10, ASM39032v3, whole genome shotgun sequence genome:
- the LOC138899803 gene encoding uncharacterized protein: protein MHNATTVWYSFFLLSVFSGFIMTRFLTWIFASHGNLFASKGLQKLILDKKNLTSKLDQLLAERDQVVARLLALEAQAAEASELEAQLQLSEQEVVVLSQEASQLSVQFQESKAKWCEIQNVIVVSAEHEAASTERLNNLEEALNSKAEEADAAEEKHAQMEEKYKRVMEHSKLHMTTIRDLDLSLRATRSETESLSTEVDQLKLELQHRADSAIIEKSYSTYNMRRKTLEEDIMGIIDFHAEIAKA, encoded by the coding sequence ATGCACAACGCAACAACGGTATGGTACTCGTTCTTTTTACTGTCTGTTTTCTCTGGATTTATTATGACAAGATTTCTAACTTGGATTTTTGCTTCGCATGGTAATTTATTTGCTTCTAAGGGACTTCAGAAGTTGATCCTTGATAAGAAAAATCTTACATCCAAGCTTGATCAACTTCTGGCCGAGAGGGACCAAGTTGTTGCTCGCCTCCTAGCACTGGAAGCACAAGCTGCTGAAGCTAGTGAGTTGGAGGCTCAGTTGCAGCtgagcgagcaagaagtggtggTCCTTAGCCAAGAAGCCTCCCAGTTAAGTGTACAATTTCAAGAATCCAAGGCTAAATGGTGTGAGATTCAAAATGTTATAGTTGTTTCTGCCGAGCACGAGGCTGCCTCTACTGAGAGATTGAATAATTTGGAGGAAGCTttgaactccaaagctgaagaggCCGATGCTGCTGAGGAGAAGCATGCCCAgatggaggagaagtataagaggGTCATGGAACATAGTAAGCTTCATATGACCACTATCCGTGACCTTGATCTCAGCCTTAGGGCCACGAGATCCGAGACGGAAAGCCTTTCGACTGAGGTCGATCAGCTTAAATTAGAACTCCAGCACCGAGCGGATTCTGCCATTATTGAGAAATCATACTCTACGTATAACATGAGGAGGAAAACATTGGAAGAGGACATCATGGGCATCATTGATTTTCATGCTGAAATCGCTAAGGCTTGA